The region TATTCCCTGAAACTCACCCAAACAGAATAGGGTgtctgctctgataccaattgtaattctggttctcgcacaaGACAAATGTTCTatgcgatgctgggacaaccggttcgacaattgAATAACAGTAAACTacaaaatcataaaagaaacaaaacacaaGAGTTTGAaagcaatcaaacaacacataacccttctttgctttatagaatcaatgagcaaagaggattcacaactaacaaaggacaaagcacaatgaacaatcctaaaacactttatctctctcactttctctcaatcactgccacagtgattggtgaacacaatcaacacaggtttgaagagattacaacccaactaaaacaaaccaacTGTATGCCATATGAtgatcaatggaggcagtagaataatgtacaaaataacataacaaggactcacaaaacacaaccctaaaaactcaatccttgggtgcccaacgcACACTTAGCAACTTCACAATTCAAacaaatcaaatcctcttcagCAGATTCGATTccactataatatattccagatagcaaatagaagcttcttcaacaacTCTAACTTGTTGATCACGTAAAACAATTCAAAACTTCCAGAACAAACATGCAACACACAGCAGCCCCGCAGGACAAATGTCACaggcacgatgttacaacatctgcttcgacatcaagttgtttttgacaaaatgcagacaaccaaaagtaacaacagtacaattaaaaatcctaagagtCATGTATCCTAACGTATTAAAAATTGTCATTTGTGATAGATATGACAACAATTTCCATAGTATACTTCAAATATAGGTTACAAAAAAGTTTTTCACAATATCATATGATATGAATATCTTTTTACAGGAAATGTGGAACAATATGTTCTCAGTTTTATTCTcaatttaattatttcaattgcaaaaaaaaaaaatttatgtgtCTATTTTAACACATACATGTTATTTCAACTCCATGTAATAAACTATTCAATAGATATAAAAAACCATCAATCGAGCCTTTaggaaaacaacaacaaaagatacAAAAAATGGCAACTAAAAAAAACCttcaatacaaaaataaacttacGAACTCATGATttcttatatataaaataaatattattcttttaatccataaaatatctttaaaaaataacacaaatttcaaaaaaatcacataaaaataacaaaagtgaaaaaaaatactagttaAATATAAGAGGGAGTCGTTCAATCCAAACTGCACGTTCAAAGGATAAGAAGAATTTATATAGAAAGCAAATGAGTAGATTTATTAGCTTCTCCATTGACATATGCTCAAAAGAAATAAACTGAAAATTAACTGAAAACACGTAAATATTTTTCACGATAAACCTCAATACGCATTGTGATTCAACCCACAATCACTGTAGTTTTTAAATacaattttagttttatttaatAAGCAAAtatacatttcaaaaaaaaaagcaaatatACAATTTTAGTATAAATAACAGTTAAAAACTCGTGCACTGCACATGGTATTTAATAGTAGGGTTGTCCAAAACAACCACTACCGACGAAAAACTCAATCTACCTGATAAAATCATGACTTGTGCAAATCGAAGACAAACAACTTGTAGTCACTAAACGATCGGTgtagagtatttttttttgttacatgaggAAGATTAACagtaaaataaaactaagtagAGTCATCCAAGAACATAGCAGCAGCAACAAAGGATGGTGGTGTGCTCCATGTTTGAACTGGTGAGCCAAGTCGCGCTGCTTCCCGGGCAAGTGTATCCGCCGTATTGTTCCTTTCCCGCGCTATATGAACCACATAACAGCTCTGAAACGTGGTCATCAAAGCCAGAACCCTCCTGATGCTCTCTCGGTCCCAAAACGTGTTGGTATCACTACCAGAACTCAAAAACGTGACCAGTCTATTGCAATCCGAGGCACACACAATATTCTTGTAGCCAAGATCATGCGAGTGTTGCATACCAAGCTCCACATCCGTGATTTCCGCAAGGAACGCCGTGCCATGGTCGAAGCTCACAGAAGTTGCTGATTTCCAATTATTGGAGTCATCCCTCAACACCGCCCCACATCCCATCCGACGCACATGGGGGTTCCAGCTGTCATCCACATACAGACGAATAACCGGGGTTGCCATAAAATCCATGACTGGTCATGTCATTAAATGAAGCTGCCCCGGTTGCTGGAAAAGGGTTGATCGCCAGAGAGCTTCATCACGTAACACACAGCGAAGAACCTGATTAATGGTGGTAGCCTGTAGTTCAAAAACACATTGACACTGCCGCTTCCAGGCCCACCACATGACGGAGATACCAAGGGTGGAGTTTGCGTGAGACAGAAGCTCGCCAAGCCACTGGGAGAGAGGAACCTGCACCGCAAGCGGGGGGAGAACGGAACAGAAGTAGCTCCAAAGGTTCCTTGAATCAGGGCATCCTCGGAGAAGGTGGTCCACATCCTCCGTATCAGCATCGCAGCGGGGACAGCCGGCGGAAACCGCAAGATGGGACTGAAATCTTCGAAAATTGGTGGGAAGAGCTTCACGGGATACGAGCCAGAGAAAGAAGCAGACTCTCTCTGGCACCTTGGCTTTCCAAACCTTCCTCCAATTGGCAAAGCCATCTTCAGCCTGGTTATACAAGCTATGGTACGCTGTGCTTGGTGAATAGCATCCGCCGGTGTCATGCCACCAACGTAAAGCATCAAAATGGGACCTAATGTGAGGGACATGAATGTTTCTAACTTCATCTTCAATATCTGGTGGCAGCAAGGTATACAGTAAATGAAAGTTCCACTGACCATTGTCCCAAAGATCTGCTACAACCAGTTGTGTGTCAGCTATGTTAACAAACGACACCCTATCACAAAGGCGACCCATGCCCAGCCAATTAGAATACCACACCGACGATTGACCATTACTGAGATGCGGTTGGAAGCCATTCCCAACATAATCTTTCGCACGCATGATGCTTTTCCAGATATAGGAATCACCATTCTTATACTTGCCTTGGAGCACCAGGTTCTGTTTCAAGTATTTTTGGGAGATAGCTTGGACCCAAGGCTTAGTTCCATCATGAAGGCACTCATGCACTAGTTTTCCCAACAAAGCAATATTATTCCCCCTAGTGTTCCGGAGCCCTAGGCCGCCACTCTCCTTCGGTTGAGTAATATCACCCCAAGAAACTAAATTTACGCCACGATTATTGGAGCCCTTTCCCCAAAGACAGCACCGGATCTTTTTGTCAATAAACTCACAGACCGATTGAGGAAGCCAAAGGGACTGCATGGTGTAAACTGGCAAGGAGGTGAGGACTGATTTTGCTAGGCAAAGCTTCCCCGCCTTGTTGAGCATTCGAGTCTTCCAAAAAGCCAATCGAGCATTAACTTTGTCCATGATGAGAAAGAAGAGATCCCTTGTGACTCTACCCTTGAGAAGGGGAATCCCAAGGTATTTGCCTAAATTGGCCGCTCGGCGAATCCCTAGTAAAGAAGACAACTCCTCTTAAACAGGTGAAGCTATCGTCTTGGAGCAAAACATCCTTGATTTTTCTAAGTTCACCCTCATGCCCGAAGCCTCACAAAAATCCTTCAAAGTATCAGCCACCACCTGCATCTGGACTTTATTAGCTTGGCAAAATAGCAATACATCATCAGCAAAGAATAAACGGGAGATCCCAATACCTTCCTTAGTAATTCGGACAGGTTTCCAAGACTTCTCATCCACTCTTTTCTGAATCAACAGTGCCAAGCGTTCCATGCATAAGACAAAGAGATACGGAGACAATGGGTCCCCCTACCGGAGTCCCCTCTGAGGCCTGAAGGATTCAAGCTTAGCTCCATTCCATAAAATAAATAGTAAAGCTGATTGGACGCCCCACATGATCAAATTCACAATCGGGGGTGGGAACCCAAAGTCATAAAGAGTCTCTCTAAGGAAGTCCCAATTTACTCGGTCATAGGCTTTTTCTAAGTCTATCTTCAGAGCCACAATCCCCCTTTACGTCTGTAAGTGTGAATAGTGTGCATGACTTCTTGAGCTAGAATAATGTTGTCCTTAGTGCCTCTACCTGGAACGAAGCTACCTTGAAGGGGCCCAACTAGGTCATGGAGGAGAGGCCGAAATCTATTGACCAGGACCTTAGTAATGACCTTGTAAGCCACGTTACACAAACTGATCGGGCGAAGATCCTTGAAGCGGAGAGGGTTATCTACCTTAGGAATAAGCACAATCAGCGTTTCTAGCAGAGAGGAATCCCTTTGCCCATGCGCAAAAGCTTCATCCACCATAAAGTGAAGATCTTGGCCTACAATGCTCCAAAACTGCTTATAAAAGAATTCTTGAAACCCATCGGGACCCGGGGCCTTGAAGGGTTGCATAGCCATGACAGCGCTACGAACCTCCTCCAAGGAGACCGGATTGATAAGCTTCGCGCGCTCCTCCACGTAGATGGAAGGGGTTCTAATTTCCATAACATGGTTCCGGGTGACCTATGAATCAATAGAAAACAAGTTAGTGAAAAAAACTTGTGCTCCTGCTTTCAATAGGTCAGGCTCCGTGCACCAATCATCCCCAATAAACATTCCATGTTTCTTATTTTGCTTCCTTCTTATCACCTTCTGAGTGTGAAAGAACTTGGTGTTGCGATCGCCGAGCCTCACCCATTTCTCACGGGATTTCTGATACCAATATATTTCTTCTTGTGTCATAATTTGTTCATATTCTTCTCTTAAATCTTTTTCCAACCGCAACAATGATTTCGTCTCTCGCACCTCCAATTCGCGTTGAAGCCCTTGGAGGCGTCGCTCCACTCGCTTCTTCCTGCGGGTAATATTGCCAAACGCATCAGTATTAAAAGCAAGGGAAGCCATTCTTACATTGTCAAGTTTACCAACTAAAGATGGCGGTGGCTTCTCCCAAGTGCCTCGGACCACGTTCTCATAGGCTGGGTGAGTGGCCCATGCTGCATGGAAGCGGAAGGGGCGAGCCGTGCGATCCTCCATATGAGCATTACAGCGAACCAGAATGGGACAGTGGTCCGAGTAGACACGAGCAAGATGCTCCACATAAGCTTTAGGGAAGATATGGCGCCAAGAGATATCGCCGAGTGCCCTATCCAATCTTTTTGATACCTTCCTGTTGCCATGAATCCTCCTTTCCCAAGTGAAACTTCCACCTATGGCACCCAAATCAATGAATTCACATGCTTCCATCATATTGAGCATTCGAGTTGCTCGTGCCTGACAGAAATAACCTCCTGACACCTCAGTTGGAGAGGTGATCTCATTAAAATCACTTAATGCAAGCCACAGCTCGAGAGTTTGATGCCGTAAGTGTACCAAATGACCCCAAAGCTCCTCCCGTAACATCGGATTGGGGCTAGCGTACACCGCGGAGCAACGCCAAGTCATGTGATCCACCGAGATAGAGACGGACACCACCTGGAAGTGAACATCCACTGTCTGAACAGTGAAGTTCCGGCTCACCGATGCCAAAATCCAGATTCTCCCCCGATGGCCCACCGCCTCAGAGCAACCAACAAGCTCATAACCCACATCTCGCCAGAAATGTTCAACAGAAGCAAAGCTACAATGCGTTTCAACTAAAGCAATCAATGAAGGGTGAAAGGATCGGATCAAGTCTCGTACTCTTCGTTGACCACGATTTCCTGACCCCCTCTAACCTTCCATGCCAAAATACTAAATTTTGTACTATCCATAACAACAATTGAGAATGTAGACCCCACTGGCAGAAGTTACGTACTGCCCAGAGGAGTGGCCTCCACGTTCCCAACTCGTGGGTCATACTGTTGAATGGCCATGTTGTTCCCTTGGTCCTCCTCCTCATCGGCTAGCAGTTTGTAGCGGTTGCGCTCTTGCTGCTGTAATTTGAGTGTTGTCATGGTCCCATctccaaaaacaaaaactttctTGTTCCCTATCATCTTTGTCGCGGGCATGTTTTTACCATGGGTACCATTTTGCTGCCCAACAAAGGATGGATTCGACGGAGATGAAGCACCATGGGAATTACCGAATGGGCCCTGAAAGGTGGGCTCCTTCCTGCCCCATTTCCGACCTTGTGGAGAATCTCCAGGAGTTGAGGAGATATTGGGAGTAATGATTGAATTGATGGCCTGGGCCCCACTAGGAATATTCTTCTTATTTCCATAATTCCCCACCTGATTCTGTTCCTTTTTACCTCCTGATACCTCGCGTAACTGCTTCTGATTCTTCCCTAAATGCTTCTTTGTTGAAACGTGCGTGTTTTTCCCCCCTTTCTTCATGACTGTTAGCCAATCACCGTGCGCAGCATCAGGGCAATCAATGTGCGCAGGTTTCTCGCCTGGAATCACGCCTTCTACCGTTTGTGTACCCGTTTCTAGGGTCTCTGTCAGCCCTTGGCTCAAGCCATCCGCCGCCACAAGGGTGTCCATGGGAACCACCGTCACTGGTGGTGTTTGAGTCGCTGGTTTCGCCACCGGTGTCCCCGTGCAGTTGCGGGCAAGATGACCATAGCAACTTCATTTCGAGCATAGCAGGTGCAACCCTTCGTACTCGACATTGTACCATACACCACACAAACCAACTCTTCCCAGTACCGGTTTGTTCAGTTCAATCTCCACGCACACCCTTGCATACTTGCCCCTGTTCATATCCACTGTGTTCATGTCAACCCTAATCTGTGTTCCCACAGCGGAGGCCAGGGTTAGGAGGATGCTCTCGTTGTAAAACTGAAAGCATAGGCCTGGGATACGGATCCAAACTGCAGTGGTACTTATCGTGGAGTTGGCAGCGACGAAATCTGGAGTCCAAGGCTTAACCGCCAGGTAATGATCATAGATCATCCAGGGAGCCCCAGCCATGGCTCTCTCTCGATCTTCCTGTACATCAAACTGCACCAAGAAGTATCCATGGTGGATATCCCGGACTTCAATACCTCCTGTCGGCTTCCAAAGCATCTTCAACCGATCACACAACACTCTATAATCGATGTGCCTTCCAAGCAGTTTTACCACCAAGCACCCTATCCAGGGTTTACAGATTTCAGCATAGGATTGTTTATCCTGGAAGTCGAACATGGGAAAGAAATCATTCCCATCCACAAGCACTTTCTTCATGACTCCTGCTTCCACCAAGTTTTGCACTATCTTGCTCTTTTCAACCGCGACCTTCCCCAGAACTTTCTCTTTGAACGTAGGTCGGCGTGGTGCTTCCGGCGGCCGCCCATTAGGTTGGCCGCCACTCACTCCGCTCTCGATGTCGACGTCCATTAGGTTTTAAGTGTATTTATAACTGTTGCATTTGGAGATTACTATAtgagaattatatatatatatatatatatatatatatatatcatgacCATCTTTTATGACTATTTTCACTCCAGTTTGTGGAGGATATTCTGAAGTAATAGTGTTATTATCAGGAGTTTTCCAAGTGGTATTTGTTTTTGTGATTGGATTGACGTTTTTCCATAAAGGATAATTAAGATTATTTTTAATACAATGGTTTTCGAACCAATCAAAAAAATAGATGTTTATTTCAGAAACTTCCATTTCTTCATAATATAAGGCCCTAAGAGTTTCAGTTTCTTGTTTACTGTAATTCTCGAAGTACCataatcttttatctttattGTATTCAGCCATAAAATCTTTTCTAATGAAATCTTTGTCTATTTCAAAACTAGGTTTTACCCTACTTAGCATGTTGATTTGCGAAGGGGTTGGAGAATAATTACtagattcttcatcttgataTATAGGTGTTGCTATACTAGGACTAGACGTTGTATCTAATCCTTTAAGCTTTGATGATACAGAAGATCTTGGGAGATCTACTCTGTATAACTGTTGAGGAGATCTAATACTAAATGAGTttgatctattcattcttaaagtGAGATTTGCTCCTTCTTGAAACAATTCTCTTACTTGAGTATTATGAACTTTTGGTTGAGGCAGAGAATTCTTGAATACCCATTCCTCAGGAACTTTACTCATAACTTCTTCATGAGTAAGTTTCTTTGGAACTTGTACTGAAGATCTTTTAAGGTTTGCTTTTAGCATAATGGTTTCTTGTTTGGGTGAAGatcttaaagctttaaaattataattgatttttgaaactttataatatactctatatattattgagaaaggatcactttcttcttcaaaaataTCATTGTTTGCTAATAGATCTAATTGTATGGCATTTTTGGTCCAACTATTCTGAAGACCAAGATGTAAATCTGGTCGAATACTCATCTGATTCTCATtcctcttcagaagaagaaagagaatgtgttAAAGATAGTTCAGGATTCTGTGATTGTGCAGGATGCTTAGGACAAAACGTCAATACGCTAACCCAAGATCAAACTATGAGTTTAATCTCTATAATAGACAAAATGGAGGATTCTCCCTTAAGGGACGAATTTCTACAACAACTAAATCTTTTGGTCaaaaaggaagaaaccttgaaaaaggaaattagtcctccaataaatagcatgaatgaaatttttaataGATTTCGTCCTAAACCAACCATAACCTTatcagatcttcaagaagaagtgaaaatattaaaagaagaagTTAACCAATTAAAGCAAAATGATCTTAGCTTAGAGTTCAGATTAATGGAAATAGCTGGGATAAAAATTatagaatctcaagaaacctTAGCCAGTACCTCAGGATTAAAGCAAATacataatgaagaagaagaagaacccagtgaaatttatcttaatctccTCAACTTGGTTATAACCCATAAATGGCACTCTGAAATAACTTTAGTCATTAATAATGATTTTCGAATCAATATAGTAGCCCTCATTGATAGTGGCGCAGATATCAATTGTATTCAGGAAGGCTTAGTCCCCACTCAATTTTATGAGAAAACCAAAGAAGGAGTCAATAGTGCAAATGGATCCAAAATGAATATTCAATACAAACTATCAAATGcaaagatttgcaaaagccaaGTTTGTTTTAGATCTTCATTTGTCCTAGTCAAAAACATGacagaaaaaatcattttaggaACTCCATTCATTTGTCTTCTATACCCTATTGATAAAATAGATGAAAAGGGAATAGTCACAACAGTCTTAGGAAAGACTATTACTTTTCCATTTATAAAACCTCCTCAggtaaaagaattaaatttattaaaggaaatctccacctccaaaataaatatgatctctagaaaaaagaatcatatcaattctttacaaaaagaaataaaatattataaaatagaGGAACAGCTCAAGAGATCTAATATTCAAAAGATTATTAAGGATTTTCAAGATCGGATAGAAAAGGATCTATGTGATTTAAATCACATGGCCTTTCATCATAGAAAAATACATACCATAACATTACCATACATAGACGGGTTTAATGAGAAAGACATCCCTACCAAAGCCCGGcccattcaaatgaatgaacaatatttaaaatattgtagAGAAGAAATAGGAGAATATCTCAAAAAGGGCCTGATTCGCCACTCCAAATCTCCTTGGAGTTGCACAGGGTTTTATGTCATGAATGCTTCTGAGTTAGAAAGAGGAGCCCCTAGATTAGTCATTAATTACAAACCCTTAAACAAAGTATTAAAATGGATAAGATATTCATTGCCTAATAAAACAGATCTCATTAAAAGATTACATAAAGCaacaatattctcaaaatttgatatgaagtcAGGATATTATCAAATTTCGGTCAAGGAGGAGGATCGATATAAAACCGCCTTCGTTGTCCCTTTTGGTCATTATGAATGGAATGTAATGCCACAAGGTTTGAAAAATGCACCTAGTGAATatcaaaacatcatgaatgataTATTCTATCCATACATGGACTTTACCATTGTATATCTAGATGATGTCTTAGTATTCTCAAAAGGCATAGATCAGCATgttcaacatttagaaaaatttatagaaatcattaagaaaaatggattagtagtttcagcaaaaaagatgaaaatctttgaaaccAAAACCAGATTTTTAGGATATGAAATTCATCAGGGACAAATTACCCCAATACAAAGATCGTTAGAATTCGCCAAAAACTTTCCAaatgaattaaaagagaaaactcAATTACAGAGATTTCTAGGTTGTGTTAATTATGTAGCAGATTTTATCCCCAACATAAGGATAATTTGTGCCCCTTTGTTCAAAAGACTTAGGAAAAACTCTCCGCCATGGTCTGAAGAAATGAGCCATAGTGTTAGAGAAGTCAAAAGATTAGTTCAAAGTCTACCTTGTTTAGGAATACCAGATCCAGATGCTTCATTAATTATAGAAACTGATGCATCAGAATTAGGATATGGTGGGATACTTAAGCAGGTAAAACCTCAGTCTTCAAAAGAACAAATAGTTAGGTACCATTCAGGTATTTGGCACCCAGCTCAACAGAAATATTCCACAGTCAAAAAAGAAATTCTTTCAATAGTCCTATGtgttcaaaaatttcaagatgatgtttttaataaaagatttttgataaaaactgattgcaaagcagcaccttcagttttacaaaaggatgttcaaaacctagtttcaaaacacatttttgccagatggcaatctttactttcttgctttgattttgaaataactcatattaaaggagATAGTAACTCCCTTCCAGATTTTCTAACAAGAGAATTTTTACAGGGTAAACATGAGTGAAAAGCCCAAGTCAAAAGATCAATATGGACCCCCACTGGGTTCATCTTCAACATCCAAAGACAAAGCACTTGCAATAACTCCCCTCAAAAGTACTGGAACATCTGCACCAGCCACCCCTTCAAAATCCTCTCAAAGACTTACTACCTCACAAATTGTCAAAACACCTCCTCAAAATCAAAAAGCTCCATTAGTCCCACTGGCTAATAAGTATACCGTATTAACTCAACCTTCTTCAAAACCCTCTGTCAAACCTGAACCAACAGAATATGTGGAAAAGCCGGAAGGCTTGTCATCCCTCATCATAGAAAAAGAATATTTCTCCTTATATCCAAAAGAAATAGCTGCCAAGTTATTGCCTCCCAACTTTCAATATGTTCCAGGACATCCCAAAAAGACCCGACTCTTTTATGAGTTCATCCTGGTGGATTCTGACTCAATAGAGGTTACTCATACCCCTGACAAACAAGGGGAGATAGccttttcaaaaattaaaatcatcaaaGTTCTTTCGGAAAAAGATTGGAATGCCCCTCTTCATTACTTCAAAAACTTTTCTAGACAGTTTGATCCACCTAGTTACAATTACTATGATTACACAGACGCTTGGTACAACGCCCTGTATCTTAGACCCTTTCAACACTCTTGGTTCATATGGTTTCATAAGGGGATTTCGCTGAACTTCCCACAATGGTTCAAAGTCTGGTTTTACCAAGTAGGTTTGGATGAATCCATTTTCCCTGAAGAAGTCAAGCCTCTATTCAAATACTTTGTCCAAATGACCGACTTCCTCATGGAAGAAAAACTCCTCATGTTCACTGCCTCCCAAGCCATTTCATGGATATTAACTTGGGACTGGAGATCCGTTCAAGTTTTTGATGATACAGAATTATACCAGCTTTATCGAATCTTTAGGATAAAGTGGTGGGCAAAGTTCAATATTTCATTAATACAGCAAACAAAAATTGAAGCCTGGATAAAAACCTATCATCTTACTCAAAAGAGCAAGAAGCAGTTATCCGCTCCCCAGGCTCCAGGTCTCTCTCAAGAAGCCTCATTCCTTCAAGAGAAGTCAAAAATTATGGCCGAATTAGCTTCAGCTAGCTCACCCAAAGAATTTCAACAAAAAATAGACATGATAAGCCAAAAGTCAGGCTCAGATACATCATCAGTCAACAGTCGACACTACCTCCAAGATAATGAGGATGACTGTGAAGGCATCAATTATCATCCGTATGACTAAAGACAAAAGAGTCATCATCAACACTCTTCATCATGGCAGACAAGGAATGTGCTTTTCATTATCAAAGTTTTCATTATTGTAACTAGGGCTACTTTAAATCAAGTCTAGTTACTTTATCATTAACTATAGTTACCTTTTGTAAACCAGAATTACTTTTCGAAAAGTAATCATGGATAAGTCTTGTTTAAATAGGTAGCCAAGTTAGAGTAGAGGGCATCGGGTTTTTtacctacctctctctctctctctctctctctctctctctctctctctatatgtTTGTAATCCCTGCAGCTCATCTTTGAATAAAAGCTTTCTTCTGTAAGTACtctgagtttttatttttttcattatttgcaaaatgttttttagcttccgcaagttctttttcaaacctTGTGGCATTACATTCCATTCATAATGATTATTCATAGCATAGTTTGGATAGCAGTTAAAGAAAACAGGACCATCATGAAGGTTTGATTCTAAGACTGCAATTAACGAATCTTGTGGCTTTAATAGCCTCATATCTCTTAACATTACTATTATAGGAGAATTGATTCCTAAACGAAAGTTAGGTTTTGCAGCTACTTGTATTAAACCTACATGAATGAAGTTAAAACCATCTTTAATGTGTTGATCTAAAACatcttcatttaataattttatagtacttgtgtgatcagaactatgttgacaacattctattgtaaaaatagaatatatatatatatatatatttataaggTTTTAAGTGTATTTATAACCGTTGCATTTGGAGTAATTCAATATTAATGTTTCCTTTATATCATTA is a window of Lotus japonicus ecotype B-129 chromosome 5, LjGifu_v1.2 DNA encoding:
- the LOC130719711 gene encoding uncharacterized protein LOC130719711 encodes the protein MDVDIESGVSGGQPNGRPPEAPRRPTFKEKVLGKVAVEKSKIVQNLVEAGVMKKVLVDGNDFFPMFDFQDKQSYAEICKPWIGCLVVKLLGRHIDYRVLCDRLKMLWKPTGGIEVRDIHHGYFLVQFDVQEDRERAMAGAPWMIYDHYLAVKPWTPDFVAANSTISTTAVWIRIPGLCFQFYNESILLTLASAVGTQIRVDMNTVDMNRGKYARVCVEIELNKPVLGRVGLCGVWYNVEYEGLHLLCSK
- the LOC130719710 gene encoding uncharacterized protein LOC130719710: MDTLVAADGLSQGLTETLETGTQTVEGVIPGEKPAHIDCPDAAHGDWLTVMKKGGKNTHVSTKKHLGKNQKQLREVSGGKKEQNQVGNYGNKKNIPSGAQAINSIITPNISSTPGDSPQGRKWGRKEPTFQGPFGNSHGASSPSNPSFVGQQNGTHGKNMPATKMIGNKKVFVFGDGTMTTLKLQQQERNRYKLLADEEEDQGNNMAIQHFASVEHFWRDVGYELVGCSEAVGHRGRIWILASVSRNFTVQTVDVHFQVVSVSISVDHMTWRCSAVYASPNPMLREELWGHLVHLRHQTLELWLALSDFNEITSPTEVSGGYFCQARATRMLNMMEACEFIDLGAIGGSFTWERRIHGNRKVSKRLDRALGDISWRHIFPKAYVEHLARVYSDHCPILVRCNAHMEDRTARPFRFHAAWATHPAYENVVRGTWEKPPPSLVGKLDNVRMASLAFNTDAFGNITRRKKRVERRLQGLQRELEVRETKSLLRLEKDLREEYEQIMTQEEIYWYQKSREKWVRLGDRNTKFFHTQKVTRNHVMEIRTPSIYVEERAKLINPVSLEEVRSAVMAMQPFKAPGPDGFQEFFYKQFWSIVGQDLHFMVDEAFAHGQRDSSLLETLIVLIPKKRVDEKSWKPVRITKEGIGISRLFFADDVLLFCQANKVQMQVVADTLKDFCEASGIRRAANLGKYLGIPLLKGRVTRDLFFLIMDKVNARLAFWKTRMLNKAGKLCLAKSVLTSLPVYTMQSLWLPQSVCEFIDKKIRCCLWGKGSNNRGVNLVSWGDITQPKESGGLGLRNTRGNNIALLGKLVHECLHDGTKPWVQAISQKYLKQNLVLQGKYKNGDSYIWKSIMRAKDYVGNGFQPHLSNGQSSVWYSNWLGMGRLCDRVSFVNIADTQLVVADLWDNGQWNFHLLYTLLPPDIEDEVRNIHVPHIRSHFDALRWWHDTGGCYSPSTAYHSLYNQAEDGFANWRKVWKAKVPERVCFFLWLVSREALPTNFRRFQSHLAVSAGCPRCDADTEDVDHLLRGCPDSRNLWSYFCSVLPPLAVQVPLSQWLGELLSHANSTLGISVMWWAWKRQCQCVFELQATTINQVLRCVLRDEALWRSTLFQQPGQLHLMT
- the LOC130719709 gene encoding uncharacterized protein LOC130719709 is translated as MDFMATPVIRLYVDDSWNPHVRRMGCGAVLRDDSNNWKSATSVSFDHGTAFLAEITDVELGMQHSHDLGYKNIVCASDCNRLVTFLSSGSDTNTFWDRESIRRVLALMTTFQSCYVVHIARERNNTADTLAREAARLGSPVQTWSTPPSFVAAAMFLDDST